Proteins from one Candidatus Neomarinimicrobiota bacterium genomic window:
- a CDS encoding adenylate/guanylate cyclase domain-containing protein produces MFTDIYGFYAVVDEDWRQALKLLKKNRKILTPLVKAHNGIWLKEIEDGQLSRFKSAIDAVNCALEIQRTFGKDTDLTLRIGIHFGYIVIAKEGIFGNGPNVARRIEPLAEPGGICISEQVYDAVRDNPDIKPVFIGKKS; encoded by the coding sequence ATGTTCACCGACATCTATGGCTTTTATGCCGTCGTGGACGAAGATTGGCGTCAAGCGCTCAAACTCCTCAAAAAGAATAGGAAAATCCTGACGCCGCTTGTCAAGGCGCATAACGGTATCTGGTTGAAGGAGATTGAGGACGGGCAACTTTCCAGATTTAAGAGTGCCATAGACGCGGTGAACTGCGCTCTGGAGATTCAACGAACATTTGGGAAGGACACCGATCTTACCCTTCGGATTGGTATTCATTTCGGGTATATAGTGATCGCTAAAGAGGGGATATTTGGGAATGGCCCAAACGTAGCACGTAGAATTGAACCGTTAGCTGAGCCTGGGGGCATTTGCATCTCCGAGCAGGTTTACGATGCCGTTCGGGACAATCCAGATATAAAACCTGTTTTTATCGGCAAAAAAAGTTGA
- a CDS encoding tetratricopeptide repeat protein yields the protein MTAKIIARSFAIGLGSLMILTGYSPPAPGPSPSHYYHKGQAYERAGRFDRAERQFKRAIRIDPTMAEAHLALGAVYLKAGRIDEAEATIITAIVTLPRSRLRGSSYRNTLSMAYNNMGVVEEWRAVMEVLDFKLTDAEAHRREAKSHYQNALELDPRNSLARDNLLQLPGRIENSDYRGLPAAS from the coding sequence ATGACCGCAAAAATAATAGCTCGTTCATTCGCCATCGGATTGGGTAGTCTGATGATCTTGACGGGCTACAGTCCCCCGGCACCCGGCCCATCCCCCTCACACTACTACCACAAGGGTCAAGCCTATGAGCGGGCGGGTCGCTTTGACCGGGCCGAACGACAATTCAAGCGAGCCATACGCATAGATCCAACAATGGCAGAAGCACACCTGGCTCTGGGTGCAGTTTATCTTAAGGCGGGCCGCATCGATGAAGCGGAGGCCACCATCATCACAGCCATTGTAACCCTTCCGCGATCACGGTTACGGGGCAGCTCCTATCGGAATACACTCTCTATGGCCTACAACAATATGGGCGTTGTGGAAGAGTGGAGGGCTGTAATGGAAGTATTAGACTTTAAGCTAACTGACGCTGAAGCACACAGGCGGGAAGCTAAATCCCACTATCAAAATGCCTTGGAGCTTGATCCACGCAATTCCCTGGCTCGGGACAATCTCCTGCAGCTACCTGGCCGAATCGAGAATAGCGACTACAGGGGCCTGCCAGCTGCGTCCTGA
- a CDS encoding pentapeptide repeat-containing protein, protein MRRIPVFTAETPRTTEDELYLLLREEKVEEFNARRPKNEPCDLSGLDFRGLNLRGMDLEAVDFTDSYFRQADLAGLNFNRVKLEGASIGGANISGTYLPRELSPQEIMMSVKYGTRLRYGT, encoded by the coding sequence ATGAGACGAATACCTGTGTTCACTGCTGAGACACCCAGAACGACTGAAGACGAGCTCTACCTCCTGTTGCGGGAAGAGAAGGTTGAAGAATTCAACGCCCGGCGGCCGAAAAATGAACCTTGTGATCTTTCGGGCTTGGATTTTCGCGGTCTGAACCTGCGTGGCATGGACTTGGAGGCCGTCGATTTCACCGACAGCTACTTTCGCCAGGCCGACCTCGCCGGTCTCAATTTTAACAGGGTGAAACTGGAGGGGGCCAGTATCGGAGGCGCCAACATCTCCGGCACCTATCTCCCCCGGGAGCTCAGCCCACAGGAAATTATGATGTCGGTGAAGTACGGCACCCGCCTGCGGTATGGCACCTAA